TATGAAGTCATATTAATTAATTCAAATCCAGCCACCATTATGACTGATCCTGATTTTGCAGATAAAACATATATTGAACCAATAACACCTGAATTTGTTAGAGCAATAATAGAAAAAGAAAGACCAGATGCACTGCTTTCTACAATGGGTGGTCAGACAGCTTTGAATGTTGCAGTTCAACTTTCAAAAAATGGAATACTTAAAGAATTTAATGTTGAATTAATTGGTGCAAAATTAGAAGCAATAGAACTTGCAGAGAATAGAGAACTTTTTAAAAAAAAGATGGAGCAAATTGGGCTTCAAGTTCCAAAATCTTATATAGCTCGTTCAAAAATTGATGGGATTTATTTAGCAAATGAAATTGGCTATCCTTTAATTTTAAGACCTGCTTTTACCTTAGGAGGTACTGGTGGAGGAATTGCATATAACAAAGATGAACTTGAAGAAATGCTGGAGAAAGCACTTGAAATTAGTCCTATTCATCAGGTTCTTCTTGAAGAAAGTGTTTTAGGTTGGAAAGAATATGAGTTGGAAGTAATGAGAGACTTAGCTGACAATGTTGTAATTATTTGTTCAATTGAAAATTTTGACCCGATGGGAATTCACACAGGCGATTCTATTACTGTTGCACCAGCTCAAACATTAAGTGATAAAGAATATCAAATCTTACGTGATGCAGCTATAAAAATTATCCGGGCAGTTGGTGTAGAAACAGGCGGGAGTAATATTCAATTTGCAGTAAATCCAAAAGATGGTCGTGTAGTAGTTATAGAAATGAATCCAAGAGTTTCAAGATCAAGTGCACTTGCAAGTAAAGCTACTGGATTCCCAATTGCAAAAATTGCAGCAAAACTTTCAATAGGCCTTACTTTAGATGAGATACCTAACGATATTACAAAAACCACTTATGCAAGCTTTGAACCTGCCATTGACTATGTAGTAACTAAGATTCCTCGTTTTGCATGGGAAAAGTTTCCAAATACTGATCATACTTTAACTACACAAATGAAATCTGTAGGAGAAGTAATGGCAATTGGAAGAACTTTTATTGAATCATTCCAGAAAGCACTGCGAGGACTTGAGATAAAAATGAGCGGCTTTTATGATAAAACTTTTTTAAGTCTCTCAAATGAAGAACTTTTAAACAAACTTTGTACTCCTACTCCTTTTAGGATTAAACAACTCTTTAGTGCTTTATATAATGGATTAACTATTCAAAAAATATCTTTAGCATGTGGAATTGATGAATGGTTTCTTGCACATTTAAATGAGATTGTTTTAGAAGTTAAAAAGTTAGAAAAAGAAAATATTAATTCAATTGATAATAAAGAAAGATTACTTTCTTTAAAAAGATTAGGATTTAGTGATAAGCAAATTGCTGAATGCATCTCAACTCAAATCCATGAAATTGATATAGCAAAATTAAGAGAAAAACATAATGTTTATCCGGTATTTAAAACAGTAGATACTTGTGCTGGTGAATTTGAATCTTATACTCCTTATTTTTATTCGACATACGAGGAAGAAACTGAAGTTCTGCCTTCAAGTAAAAAGAAAATCATGATTTTAGGTGGAGGTCCAAATAGAATTGGTCAAGGAATTGAGTTTGATTATTGTTGTGTGCATGCATCGTTTGCACTTCATGAAGAAGGATACGAAACCATAATGATAAATTCAAATCCTGAAACAGTTTCAACTGATTACAATGTTTCAGACAGATTATATTTTGAACCATTGACATGTGAAGATGTTTTTAATATTTACAGAACTGAAAAACCTGATGGTGTAATTGTTCAGTTTGGGGGACAGACTCCATTAAATATTGCCAAGTCACTTGAAGACAGAGGAGTAAAAATAATTGGAACACAAGTAAAAGATATTCAGCTTGCTGAAGATAGAAAACTTTTTAGTAAGGTGCTTCAAGAACTTGGCTTAAACCAACCTAAATGTGCATCAGCACATTCTGTTAATGAAGCAATAGAAATAGCAAAGAATTTAGGTTTTCCACTTTTAGTTAGACCAAGTTTTGTTTTAGGTGGTCGTGCAATGGAAATTTTTTATAGCTTACCTGAAATGGAAAAGTTTATTGAAAAAGTTTTTGAAGTTGAACCTGAACATCCAGTTCTAATTGATACTTTTTTAGAAAATGCTACAGAAATTGATGTGGATGCTATATCAGATGGTAAAGATGTTTTAATTTGTGGAATTATGGAGCATATAGAAGAAGCAGGAGTACACAGTGGTGATAGTGCTTGTATTTTACCTCCACAAAACATTCCTAAAAAACAAATTCAAAATATAAAAGAAGCTACTATAAAACTAGCTTATAAATTAAATGTAATTGGCCTTATGAATGTTCAGTATGCTATTAAAAATGATATTTTATATGTTTTGGAAGTAAATCCTAGAGGAAGCAGGACAATTCCATTTGTGTCAAAAGCTACAGGCATACCATGGGCAAAAATGGCAAGTAAAATTATGACAGGTAAAAAAATTACAGATTTAAAACTAAGAGAAATAATTCCCACTCATATTTCTGTTAAGGAAGTAGTTTTACCTTTTAATAAATTTCCTGGTTCAGATATTATATTAGGTCCAGAAATGAAATCCACTGGTGAAGTAATGGGAATAAGTTTTGAGTTTAGCAAGTCTTATGCAAAGTCACAAATAGCTGCTAATCAGCTTTTACCAGTAAGTGGAAATATTTTTTTAAGTGTTAATGATAAAGATAAACCAGAGATTATTCCAATTGCAAAAGAACTTTCTTGTCTTGGGCTTGGAATATATTCTACAAGCGGTACAGCAAAAGTTTTAAAAGAAAATAATATTTTAGTTACTGAAGTTAAAAAAGTTTATGAAGGCAGACCAAATATTTTAGATCATATTAAAAATAAAGAAATCCAGTTAATCATAAACACTCCAATTGGCAGGGAAGCCAGAGTTGATGATACATACATTAGAAAAGCAGCAATTCAATATTCAATTCCAGTAGTAACTACAGTTAGAGGAGCAAGAGCAACTGTAAAGGCAATTCAATCTTTAAAAAATAATGTTGTTGATGTAAAACCTTTGCAGGAGTATTATAGGACATCACCTGTTGTTCGCTCGTAGAGACGCACGGCCGTGCGTCTCTATTATCAATGCATTTTTCATAATAATTATTGGTGCAACATCTTTCCCAAGCCAGATATTTAATGATTCTGCACCCTGATTAACAAGCATTTCAACTCCATTTAATGTTTTTAAATCAAGAGATTTTGCATATTGTAATAATTTTGTCTTTGGTGGGTTGTAAATAATATCATAGACAAATGCATCGCTAGGTAAATATTGTAAATCTTTTTTTGTGACCAAACACTGATCAATATTTGGGTACATGCCAACTGGAGTAGTGTTTACAAGCATAAATGTATTTGAAAGATTAATATTTGATACTAAATCAACTTGGATTTTTGTGCTTTTGTTTTTTGATTCTAGAAAATTTTTAAATCTTTCTAACTTATCTTTATTCCTTCCATAAATATTAATTTGTGAAACATTATTTAAAAGAAGTGCCATTGCACATGCATGAGCTGCCCCACCGCATCCAAGGATTGCAACATTTTTACCAGCTATATTTTTTCTAATGCTTATGGGCATTGCATCCCAAAAACCACTTGCATCAGTATTATCACCAATAGTTTTTCCGTCATCATTAAAAGTTACAGTGTTTACTGCTCCTATTTCTTTAGCTCTGTCTGTTAATTCATCAAGGAGTGGGATAATATTTATTTTATGAGGGATAGTAACATTTACTCCTCTTACTTTTTCTTTTTTTAATTCCTTTAAAAGATTTTCTAACTCTTCAGGCTTTACTTCATACACTTTATATTCTCCATTTATATTTAAATGTTGAAAAGCAGCATCATATATTATTGTTGATAATGAAGGAGTATTAGAAAATTTTATTATTCCTAATTTTAACATGAAAGTGCTTTTCTAACTTCTTCCCTGTCATCAAAGTGGATTGTTTTATCTTTTAAGATTTGATAATCTTCATGTCCTTTACCTGCAAAAACAATAACATCATTTTTATTTGCTTTTTTGATTGCAATTTGAATGGCATTTCTTCTATCAACTTCAACAATAACATTTGAAGTATTTTTAATGCCACTTAGTATGTCACTTATTATTTGTTTTGGATCTTCTGAACGTGGATTATCTGAGGTAACCACTATGAGATCAGCTAACTCTTCAGCAATTTTTCCCATCTTAGGACGTTTTGTTGGATCACGATCACCACCACATCCAAAGACACAGATAAGTTTATTTCCATTTTTTGTCATTGATCTTGC
The nucleotide sequence above comes from Candidatus Melainabacteria bacterium. Encoded proteins:
- the carB gene encoding carbamoyl-phosphate synthase large subunit, with the translated sequence MKRKDIKKILLIGAGPIVIGQACEFDYSGTQAARALKEEGYEVILINSNPATIMTDPDFADKTYIEPITPEFVRAIIEKERPDALLSTMGGQTALNVAVQLSKNGILKEFNVELIGAKLEAIELAENRELFKKKMEQIGLQVPKSYIARSKIDGIYLANEIGYPLILRPAFTLGGTGGGIAYNKDELEEMLEKALEISPIHQVLLEESVLGWKEYELEVMRDLADNVVIICSIENFDPMGIHTGDSITVAPAQTLSDKEYQILRDAAIKIIRAVGVETGGSNIQFAVNPKDGRVVVIEMNPRVSRSSALASKATGFPIAKIAAKLSIGLTLDEIPNDITKTTYASFEPAIDYVVTKIPRFAWEKFPNTDHTLTTQMKSVGEVMAIGRTFIESFQKALRGLEIKMSGFYDKTFLSLSNEELLNKLCTPTPFRIKQLFSALYNGLTIQKISLACGIDEWFLAHLNEIVLEVKKLEKENINSIDNKERLLSLKRLGFSDKQIAECISTQIHEIDIAKLREKHNVYPVFKTVDTCAGEFESYTPYFYSTYEEETEVLPSSKKKIMILGGGPNRIGQGIEFDYCCVHASFALHEEGYETIMINSNPETVSTDYNVSDRLYFEPLTCEDVFNIYRTEKPDGVIVQFGGQTPLNIAKSLEDRGVKIIGTQVKDIQLAEDRKLFSKVLQELGLNQPKCASAHSVNEAIEIAKNLGFPLLVRPSFVLGGRAMEIFYSLPEMEKFIEKVFEVEPEHPVLIDTFLENATEIDVDAISDGKDVLICGIMEHIEEAGVHSGDSACILPPQNIPKKQIQNIKEATIKLAYKLNVIGLMNVQYAIKNDILYVLEVNPRGSRTIPFVSKATGIPWAKMASKIMTGKKITDLKLREIIPTHISVKEVVLPFNKFPGSDIILGPEMKSTGEVMGISFEFSKSYAKSQIAANQLLPVSGNIFLSVNDKDKPEIIPIAKELSCLGLGIYSTSGTAKVLKENNILVTEVKKVYEGRPNILDHIKNKEIQLIINTPIGREARVDDTYIRKAAIQYSIPVVTTVRGARATVKAIQSLKNNVVDVKPLQEYYRTSPVVRS
- the aroE gene encoding shikimate dehydrogenase, translated to MLKLGIIKFSNTPSLSTIIYDAAFQHLNINGEYKVYEVKPEELENLLKELKKEKVRGVNVTIPHKINIIPLLDELTDRAKEIGAVNTVTFNDDGKTIGDNTDASGFWDAMPISIRKNIAGKNVAILGCGGAAHACAMALLLNNVSQINIYGRNKDKLERFKNFLESKNKSTKIQVDLVSNINLSNTFMLVNTTPVGMYPNIDQCLVTKKDLQYLPSDAFVYDIIYNPPKTKLLQYAKSLDLKTLNGVEMLVNQGAESLNIWLGKDVAPIIIMKNALIIETHGRASLRANNR